Genomic window (Candidatus Desulfofervidus auxilii):
AAATCTTCTTCTTTAAAAGGTGGATTAACATAAGGATAAATAGGGCCAATTGTACCAGCTACAAAAAGTTCATTACCTGCTATTTCCCTAGCTAATTTAACCCCTGCTTGATTAATAGCAATAATCTTTTTTTCCAAGCCATAGTTTTTTAAATGCCAATAATTAGCACCAAAGGTATTTGTACTTAAAATATCTGCACCAGCTTTGGCATAAGCAATATGTATATCCTGCACCAAATCAGGAGCAGAAAGATTAATTTCATCAAAGCAAGCATTTATATAAACACCTTTTCGATAAAGCATTGTACCCATAGCACCATCACAAACAAGCACATTTTCTTTTAGAGCTTCAACAAACCTGGACATAACTTCCTCCACATGTTTTGAATAGAATGCCTTAAAATTTTATAAAAAGCAAGAGCAATTAAAGAGCTTATAAAGTATTTACAAAAGTAAAATTAAAATATATACTAAAGTAAATCTAAAAATATACTAATGAGGTAAATATGAAGAGAATAATGATAACTATAGAAAAAGAATTATTAAAAAAAATTGATGCAATAACTAAAAATAGAAGTGCTTTTATTAGAAATGCAGTAATAGATTATTTAAAAAAAATAGAAAAAGAAAAAAAACTGGAGCAGTTAATTAGCGAGATTGAAAAAAGCAAAATAAAAGTTCCTAAAGATTTTAAATTTAGTAGAGAAGACATTTATGAAACATAAAGCATTTGTTGATACTAATGTCCTTATTTATCTTTACTCAGAAGATGAAATAAAAAGAAAAATTGCTCAGAATATTATAAAAACATTTTATGTTATTATTAATACTCAAGTTATAGGAGAATTTGTGACTGTACTTACCAGAAAACTTGGTTACAATAAAGAAATAGCAATAATGGAGGCGAAAAGAATAGTAAAAGTTTTTGAAATTTTACCTATTGATTCTGATACAGTAAAATTAACATTTTGCGTTTTTAAAGATTATATGTTTTCTTATTTTGATGCTCAGATTGTAGCTTCGGCACTTTTATCTGAATCAGATATCTTATTCAGTGAAGATATGCAAGATGGATTACAGGTATATAGTAAACTAATTATAAAGAATCCATTTAAATAATGATAAAAAATATCCCTCTTAACAAAAGGATAATCTTTGCTTTAGATGTACCTACTGAAGAAGAAGCAAAAAGCCTGGTGAAAAAATTTGAAAGACAAATTAAATTTTACAAAGTAGGACTAGAGCTTTTTTTAGCAAGTTGGTTTAAAATAGTTGATTGGCTATTAGAAAGAGATTTAGAAGTAATGCTTGATTTGAAATTTTTTGATGTACCGCAAACTGTTGCCTCTGCTGTAAAACAATTAAAGAATCGGGGAATTTCCTTTGCTACTGTACATGGTAATGATGCTATTTTAAAAGCAGCCAATGAAGCAAAAGAGGGTATAAAAATTTTAGCAGTAACAGTACTTACCAGTTTGGATGAAGCTGATTTAAAAGATTTAGGGTTTCAATGTAATGTAGAAGAATTAGTACTTTCTCGTGCTAAAAGGGCATTAGAGCTTGGTTGTGATGGAGTAGTTAGTTCAGGGCTTGAAGCAAAAAAGTTGAGAAAATGTTTGGGAAACCATTTTTTAATTGTGACACCTGGCATAAGACCTGTTAAAAATCAGAAAGATAATCAAAAACGCATTGTGACTGTGAAAGAGGCATTTTTAAATGGAGCTGATTATGTAGTCATTGGACGACCTCTTAGAAAAGCTAAAAATCCTTATCAATTAATTGAAAAATTACAAGAGGAAATAGTGGAAGCACTCTCTGAATTAAGTTAAGTTTCTTCTTCAAGTATTTCTTTTATCTTTTTAGCTAAATCAGAAATACTAAAAGGTTTTTGAATAAAATTGGCTTTTTTTACTTCAATGCCATAGCTAGCAACAATACTCTCTGGATGTCCGGACATATAAAGCACACGTATATCAGGCCTCAATGCTTTTATCCTATCAGCAACCATTTTTCCATCCATACCAGGCATAATCACATCGGTAAAAAGAAGATGAATAGTCTCTTTATAACTCTGACTTATACTAATTGCTTCTTCTCCATCTTGTGCTTCTAATACCTGATATCCACATATTTCAAGAAACTCTTTAATAATTTCTCTTACTGCTTTTTCATCTTCTACCAATAAAACTGTTTTTGGTTTTGAAGATATTTTTTCTAAATCTTTCTTAGATATTTCCTTTTCTTTTACTCTAGGCAA
Coding sequences:
- a CDS encoding ribbon-helix-helix domain-containing protein, translated to MKRIMITIEKELLKKIDAITKNRSAFIRNAVIDYLKKIEKEKKLEQLISEIEKSKIKVPKDFKFSREDIYET
- a CDS encoding PIN domain-containing protein; the protein is MKHKAFVDTNVLIYLYSEDEIKRKIAQNIIKTFYVIINTQVIGEFVTVLTRKLGYNKEIAIMEAKRIVKVFEILPIDSDTVKLTFCVFKDYMFSYFDAQIVASALLSESDILFSEDMQDGLQVYSKLIIKNPFK
- the pyrF gene encoding orotidine-5'-phosphate decarboxylase — translated: MIKNIPLNKRIIFALDVPTEEEAKSLVKKFERQIKFYKVGLELFLASWFKIVDWLLERDLEVMLDLKFFDVPQTVASAVKQLKNRGISFATVHGNDAILKAANEAKEGIKILAVTVLTSLDEADLKDLGFQCNVEELVLSRAKRALELGCDGVVSSGLEAKKLRKCLGNHFLIVTPGIRPVKNQKDNQKRIVTVKEAFLNGADYVVIGRPLRKAKNPYQLIEKLQEEIVEALSELS